A region of uncultured Desulfobacter sp. DNA encodes the following proteins:
- a CDS encoding aminotransferase class I/II-fold pyridoxal phosphate-dependent enzyme, whose product MNSILSSDRMKNVHSDIRGPIFEKAMEMVSAGIDVLRLNTGNPATFGFTMPDSVRTALINNVDKAVGYCDLKGMPDARTAICDYHVGKGLLNLTMDDIFIGNGVSEVVNMAMTTFLNPGDEILIPSPSYSLWTNMAYIVGATPVLYRCDEACEWYPDVADIRKKITQRTRAIVIINPNNPTGALYSQEVMAQIIQIAREHKLLICSDEIYDRLVMDGLEHVSTAALAPDMPVLTFNGLSKSHIVCGFRCGWLAISGPRQQIGSLIASITKLAAMRLCGNALTQLVIPAALEDEESTKALIAPGGRIYEQREATIKALDQIEGISYVKNSAAFYLFPKLDAKKFNITDDKKFVMDLLESKHLLLVAGSGFDWPEPDHFRIVMLPEPKVLTKAMQDMGDFLSTYRQE is encoded by the coding sequence ATGAATTCCATACTATCTTCAGACAGAATGAAAAATGTCCATTCAGACATACGCGGTCCTATTTTTGAAAAAGCCATGGAAATGGTTTCTGCCGGCATTGATGTGTTAAGACTGAATACGGGGAATCCAGCCACATTCGGGTTTACAATGCCTGACAGCGTGCGCACGGCATTAATAAACAATGTGGATAAGGCCGTTGGATATTGTGACCTGAAAGGTATGCCGGATGCCAGAACCGCCATATGTGACTATCACGTTGGTAAAGGGCTTTTGAACCTTACCATGGATGATATATTTATTGGAAACGGTGTCAGTGAAGTTGTAAATATGGCAATGACCACGTTTCTAAATCCCGGTGACGAGATTCTTATTCCATCTCCAAGTTATTCACTTTGGACGAATATGGCCTATATTGTAGGCGCGACCCCAGTGCTTTATCGTTGTGACGAGGCTTGTGAATGGTATCCTGATGTGGCCGATATCCGCAAAAAGATCACACAGAGAACACGCGCCATAGTGATTATCAACCCCAATAATCCTACTGGGGCGTTGTATTCCCAAGAGGTGATGGCGCAGATCATACAAATTGCACGGGAACACAAGTTGCTTATCTGTTCGGACGAAATTTACGACCGACTGGTGATGGATGGACTCGAACATGTTTCTACGGCGGCACTGGCGCCTGATATGCCGGTCCTGACCTTCAACGGGTTATCCAAGTCCCACATCGTATGCGGGTTTCGCTGCGGCTGGCTGGCAATCAGCGGGCCGCGCCAGCAGATCGGCAGTTTGATTGCGTCTATTACGAAACTGGCTGCCATGCGTTTGTGCGGCAATGCATTAACACAGCTTGTGATTCCGGCGGCACTGGAGGATGAGGAGAGCACAAAGGCGTTGATCGCCCCCGGAGGAAGAATTTATGAACAACGGGAAGCCACAATCAAAGCGCTGGATCAAATTGAGGGCATTTCATACGTTAAAAATTCGGCCGCGTTTTATCTTTTTCCGAAACTTGATGCCAAGAAATTCAATATTACAGATGACAAGAAATTTGTGATGGATTTACTGGAAAGCAAGCATCTTCTGCTTGTGGCGGGAAGTGGATTCGACTGGCCGGAACCGGATCATTTCAGAATAGTCATGTTGCCGGAACCAAAGGTGCTGACAAAGGCCATGCAGGATATGGGTGATTTCCTCAGTACGTACCGCCAGGAATAA
- a CDS encoding DNA translocase FtsK, protein MENKNYSLDNNLLCLKTECGEYKFQISGETGSRDAQRIAMVMTGEMEKADKIIGGPNKANPYVKLLLANLNLADMYVKLQNRYDELVAAHEERNTQSSTINRVEEPSVEETFIDESTSLKFDEERLPDCECEDDEILGLALEMESEDPSLPLADLSDIPRLDHDQNESDEKKVQAKDCPGPLVTQVLDTLKKTRDAQSKPLETQAPRVTIITPVKPVSATPEDRRLPGANVRDSGDEKFRLPSLDFLEEGGRETVVDHEAIRRDAELLEQKLGYFGIKGEIMEVLPGPVITTFEYKPAPGIKISKIVGLADDLALALSALSIRLVAPIPGKDVIGIEIPNPSMGVVPFRDIAGSSAFAEIKSPVPICLGKDIMGKPVVVGLERMPHLLIAGATGTGKSVALNAMICSILYKSTPDRVKFIMIDPKRIELSLFNNIPHLITPVITDMQKANIALQWVVREMEQRYEKLAGMHVRNIEQYNKKVRNTDLSDMEEDHNPFPYIVVIIDELADLMMTAGKDIEFSLTRIAQMARAAGIHLILATQRPSVDVLTGIIKANFPTRISFQVSSKTDSRTIIDANGAETLLGRGDMLFVPPGTARLKRVHGTYLSERELSAITEFVKAQGKPEYIADVTTEQEDDMQAVAYDDDEYDEKYQQALDFVMSTRQASISGVQRALRIGYNRAARIIDLMEKQGVVAPSDGVRPRQVIGLGHRM, encoded by the coding sequence GTGGAAAATAAGAATTACAGCTTAGATAATAATCTTTTGTGTCTGAAAACCGAATGCGGAGAGTATAAATTTCAGATCAGTGGGGAGACCGGGTCGCGTGATGCCCAGCGCATTGCAATGGTGATGACCGGTGAAATGGAGAAAGCAGACAAAATCATTGGCGGGCCGAATAAGGCCAACCCATATGTCAAGCTGCTGCTGGCCAATCTGAACCTGGCAGACATGTATGTCAAGCTTCAAAACAGGTATGATGAACTAGTTGCCGCCCATGAGGAACGAAATACCCAATCCTCCACCATCAACCGTGTTGAAGAGCCTTCTGTTGAAGAGACTTTTATAGATGAGTCAACATCCTTAAAATTCGATGAAGAAAGGCTGCCTGACTGCGAATGTGAAGATGATGAAATCCTGGGCCTGGCCCTTGAAATGGAATCCGAAGACCCCTCTTTGCCCCTTGCCGATTTAAGTGATATCCCCCGGCTGGACCATGATCAGAATGAATCCGATGAAAAAAAAGTGCAGGCCAAGGACTGCCCCGGGCCTTTGGTCACACAGGTCCTTGACACCCTGAAAAAGACCAGGGATGCCCAGTCAAAACCGTTGGAAACACAGGCGCCCAGGGTGACGATTATAACCCCGGTGAAACCAGTTTCAGCCACCCCCGAAGACCGGCGTTTGCCCGGGGCCAATGTCCGGGACAGTGGCGATGAGAAGTTCCGCCTGCCTTCCCTGGATTTCCTTGAAGAGGGGGGGCGGGAAACCGTGGTGGACCACGAGGCTATCAGGCGGGATGCTGAACTGCTGGAGCAGAAACTGGGATATTTCGGCATCAAGGGCGAAATCATGGAGGTTCTTCCGGGTCCTGTGATTACCACCTTTGAGTACAAGCCCGCCCCGGGGATCAAGATCAGCAAGATCGTGGGGCTGGCCGATGACCTGGCCCTGGCCTTAAGTGCCTTAAGTATCCGTCTGGTGGCCCCCATTCCGGGCAAGGATGTTATCGGCATTGAGATACCCAATCCCAGCATGGGGGTTGTGCCGTTCAGGGATATTGCGGGTAGTTCCGCCTTTGCTGAAATCAAGTCTCCCGTGCCCATCTGCCTGGGCAAGGATATCATGGGAAAACCCGTGGTGGTGGGACTTGAAAGAATGCCCCATCTGCTCATTGCCGGGGCCACGGGAACCGGCAAAAGCGTGGCTCTCAACGCCATGATCTGCAGTATTTTGTATAAATCAACGCCGGACCGGGTCAAGTTTATTATGATTGATCCCAAACGCATTGAACTTTCATTGTTTAACAACATCCCGCACCTGATTACACCTGTAATCACAGACATGCAGAAAGCCAATATTGCACTGCAGTGGGTGGTCCGGGAAATGGAGCAGCGGTATGAGAAACTGGCCGGAATGCATGTGCGAAACATAGAGCAGTATAACAAAAAAGTTCGAAACACAGATCTGTCGGACATGGAGGAAGACCATAATCCCTTCCCTTATATTGTTGTGATCATTGACGAGCTGGCCGATCTGATGATGACCGCGGGCAAGGATATTGAATTTTCTTTGACCCGTATCGCCCAGATGGCCCGGGCTGCGGGCATCCATCTGATTCTGGCCACCCAGAGGCCTTCCGTGGATGTGCTCACCGGCATTATCAAGGCCAATTTTCCCACCCGGATTTCATTCCAGGTCTCTTCCAAGACTGATTCCCGCACCATCATTGACGCCAATGGTGCGGAAACTCTTCTGGGCCGGGGCGATATGCTTTTTGTTCCCCCGGGTACGGCCCGGCTTAAGCGGGTCCACGGCACCTATCTGTCCGAGCGGGAGCTCAGTGCCATCACCGAATTTGTCAAAGCCCAGGGAAAACCTGAATATATTGCCGATGTCACCACGGAACAGGAAGACGATATGCAGGCCGTGGCCTATGACGATGATGAATATGATGAAAAGTACCAGCAGGCCCTGGACTTTGTCATGTCCACCCGCCAGGCCTCCATATCCGGGGTGCAACGGGCGCTGAGGATCGGTTACAACCGGGCCGCAAGAATTATTGACCTTATGGAAAAACAGGGTGTCGTCGCCCCTTCGGATGGTGTCCGGCCCCGCCAGGTGATCGGCCTGGGCCATCGTATGTAA
- a CDS encoding DUF6485 family protein, producing MECKKEKNLNQCNCSYEPCSRKGVCCECIAYHLKMRQLPGCCFPDDREKTWDRSFEHFAKLVDKGLV from the coding sequence ATGGAATGTAAAAAAGAAAAAAACCTAAACCAGTGCAACTGCAGCTACGAGCCCTGCTCCAGAAAAGGTGTCTGCTGCGAGTGTATTGCCTACCATTTAAAAATGAGGCAGCTTCCCGGATGCTGTTTTCCCGATGACAGGGAAAAAACCTGGGACAGATCCTTTGAGCATTTTGCCAAACTGGTTGACAAAGGCCTGGTCTGA
- a CDS encoding ATP-binding protein yields the protein METPEQTKPHVAARRKFLELSLESTRKSYYPLLKKQLERAREREENLQLLIDNLPALISYVDADLRYVLVNRAVEKAYGKNRDQIIGRQMKSVMGPHNYDKIESYVQDALSGRSGTIELILFNAANDGNRLYEVNYVPEMDTNGNVSGFYFLTIDITEKKQAEQERLKLKDRLRQAHKMEAIGTLSGGIAHDFNNILSGMFGYSQLLETYKNDPRKVEEYNRKIFESAQRASSLIQQILSFSRQSKINRHPIKLDLILKEALNLLRSSIPSTIEIKQNLTSRAKVLADPTQLHQVIMNLCTNAYHAMGDKGGTLTVALEEKTVSERNGVPGAHDAENGYLRLSVSDTGQGIDDRIKDKIFDPYFTTKKVGRGTGLGLAVVAGIVKKHNGYIEFETTLGLGTTFHIYLPVIIDETSGPEPLQAMEQKKETPASGRLMIVDDETSILEALEAFLTAKGYRVSIYDNGASALQMFQTAPDQFDLIITDMTMPRMAGDKFALAALKIRADIPIIMCSGYNEHFSKADALRAGIKKYIPKPANLSNLSATIRELLDKQPD from the coding sequence ATGGAGACCCCTGAGCAAACAAAACCCCATGTGGCAGCCAGAAGGAAATTTCTGGAATTAAGTCTTGAGTCCACACGGAAAAGTTACTATCCCCTGTTGAAAAAACAGCTTGAAAGGGCAAGGGAGAGAGAAGAAAATCTACAGTTGTTGATCGACAACCTGCCGGCCCTGATTTCTTATGTGGATGCGGATCTTAGATATGTGCTGGTCAACCGGGCGGTTGAAAAGGCGTATGGGAAGAATCGGGATCAAATCATCGGCCGGCAGATGAAAAGTGTCATGGGACCACACAATTACGATAAAATCGAATCCTATGTCCAAGACGCCCTTTCCGGACGGTCCGGCACCATAGAGTTAATCTTATTCAATGCGGCAAATGATGGAAACAGGCTGTATGAAGTAAATTATGTCCCTGAAATGGACACAAACGGGAATGTCAGCGGGTTTTATTTTCTGACCATTGACATAACTGAAAAAAAACAGGCGGAGCAGGAACGGTTAAAGCTTAAAGACCGGCTTCGCCAGGCCCATAAAATGGAAGCCATCGGGACTCTTTCCGGGGGGATCGCCCATGACTTCAACAATATCCTTTCGGGCATGTTCGGGTATTCCCAACTGCTGGAAACCTATAAAAACGATCCCCGGAAAGTTGAAGAATATAACCGCAAAATTTTTGAAAGCGCCCAGAGAGCCTCTTCATTAATCCAGCAGATTTTGTCATTCAGCAGGCAGAGTAAAATCAACAGACATCCCATCAAACTGGATTTGATTTTGAAAGAAGCCTTGAATCTGCTTCGTTCCAGCATTCCTTCAACCATTGAAATAAAACAGAATTTAACTTCCAGAGCAAAGGTTCTGGCAGACCCGACCCAGCTTCATCAGGTGATCATGAATCTTTGCACCAATGCGTATCATGCCATGGGGGACAAAGGGGGAACTTTGACCGTTGCGCTGGAGGAAAAAACAGTTTCTGAACGTAATGGCGTTCCGGGCGCACACGACGCTGAAAACGGGTATCTTCGGCTTTCAGTAAGTGATACCGGCCAGGGGATTGACGATAGAATCAAAGACAAAATATTTGATCCCTATTTTACAACCAAAAAAGTGGGCCGGGGAACCGGTCTTGGGTTGGCCGTGGTTGCCGGAATCGTAAAAAAACATAACGGTTACATCGAATTTGAGACAACCCTGGGCCTCGGGACAACGTTTCATATCTATCTGCCGGTGATTATCGACGAGACGTCCGGGCCGGAACCACTGCAGGCCATGGAACAGAAAAAAGAGACGCCCGCTTCCGGACGGCTGATGATAGTAGACGATGAAACATCAATTTTAGAAGCGTTGGAAGCCTTTTTAACCGCCAAGGGATACCGTGTATCAATCTATGATAATGGGGCGTCTGCACTGCAAATGTTTCAAACAGCACCTGATCAATTTGATCTCATCATCACAGACATGACCATGCCCAGGATGGCAGGAGATAAGTTTGCCCTGGCCGCACTGAAAATAAGAGCAGACATTCCCATTATCATGTGTTCCGGTTACAACGAACATTTTTCAAAGGCCGATGCATTGAGGGCAGGCATAAAAAAATACATACCAAAGCCTGCCAATTTGTCAAACCTTTCAGCCACCATCCGGGAATTGCTGGATAAGCAGCCGGATTGA
- a CDS encoding cation diffusion facilitator family transporter: MDKDLDKDFQTARYWALVGFSGNLALAVIKGWAGIVSNSGAMLADAVHSASDIFASIFVYVSLKIAQKPADKEHPYGHGRAEVISTLIVGGMLAAAGVEIIRAAITTIRHGCLHAPGNLAVYAAILSIVVNELMYQFTYRAGVKTNSPSTIANAMDNRSDAFSSIAALIGIIGARLKYPVLDPVAGIVVALFIFKMSYGIAMDAVGQIMDESPGEKKIREVEKLALTVKGVRGVHGIRVRRSGAFFLVDLDMVVNPKITVEKAHDIGESLREAIRVNMDKVREVRVHIDPSDLH, translated from the coding sequence ATGGATAAAGATTTAGATAAAGATTTCCAGACCGCCAGGTACTGGGCGTTGGTGGGATTTTCAGGAAATCTGGCATTGGCGGTTATAAAGGGCTGGGCAGGCATTGTGTCAAACTCCGGGGCCATGCTTGCGGATGCCGTGCACTCCGCCTCGGATATTTTTGCATCCATATTTGTTTATGTCAGTCTGAAAATTGCCCAGAAACCCGCAGACAAAGAACATCCTTACGGCCACGGCAGGGCAGAGGTGATTTCCACCCTCATTGTGGGGGGCATGCTGGCCGCAGCCGGTGTTGAGATCATCAGGGCCGCCATAACAACAATCCGGCATGGATGTCTCCACGCTCCGGGAAATTTGGCCGTATATGCGGCAATATTGTCAATTGTCGTCAACGAACTGATGTATCAGTTCACTTACAGGGCCGGGGTGAAGACCAACAGCCCGTCAACCATTGCCAATGCCATGGATAACAGGTCAGATGCCTTTTCCTCCATTGCCGCTTTGATCGGTATTATTGGTGCCAGGCTAAAATACCCTGTTCTTGATCCCGTGGCCGGTATTGTGGTGGCCCTGTTCATATTTAAAATGAGTTACGGTATTGCCATGGATGCCGTGGGGCAGATTATGGATGAATCCCCGGGTGAGAAAAAAATCCGGGAAGTGGAGAAGCTTGCGCTCACCGTGAAAGGGGTGAGAGGCGTTCACGGTATCCGGGTGCGCCGTAGCGGTGCTTTTTTTTTGGTTGATCTTGACATGGTGGTGAACCCCAAAATTACTGTGGAAAAGGCCCATGACATCGGCGAATCTCTCAGGGAGGCCATACGGGTGAACATGGATAAGGTCAGAGAGGTCCGGGTGCATATTGACCCGTCAGATCTGCACTGA